The proteins below come from a single Cryptococcus gattii WM276 chromosome D, complete sequence genomic window:
- a CDS encoding uncharacterized protein (Similar to TIGR gene model, INSD accession AAW46638.1), whose translation MSFFKSRSASASTASLRSENLGPKTTEILTLPHQESSVKKKWEYDGHQLDLIAQLREYTKTIALPESDEYYPWEQRFLSDPATHARYMRAAKWKLHDAKHRIKGTMEWRREFKPELIHPDDVGIEAETGKIILTGFDMDARPILYMRPGRENTETSPRQIRHLIYHLERAIDLMPPGQEQVAIIVDYKSATSQSNPSISTARKVLHILQNHYVERLGRGLVVNMPWWINAFFSGISPFMDPITRDKIRFNPRLLDLVPAAHLDSEFGGDYNFEYDYSVYWKTITEFCHIAPDGKRVPPPGKEEESKGKHGWIPPAGNGIKAAVEGYVPKEGAVKSGEIVKPAEEGKETENGSAAGAAPTTTTLSTTTSLAPPEEEMEALAIQTAPGKPLDGPVFAHPPSEGEVNEAKKSLDISA comes from the exons ATGTCCTTTTTCAAGTCAAGGTCTGCCTCTGCATCCACGGCTTCCCTCAGGTCTGAGAACTTGGGGCCAAAGACGACTGAAATCCTCACCTTGCCCCACCAAGAATCGAGTGTGAAGAAAAAGTGGGAGTATGATGGCCATCAACTCGACCTT ATTGCACAGCTCAGAGAG TACACCAAGACCATCGCCCTCCCAGAGTCTGACGAATACTACCCTTGGGAGCAACGTTTCCTTTCCGATCCTGCAACCCACGCCCGATACATGCGCGCCGCCAAATGGAAGCTTCACGACGCGAAGCACAGGATCAAGGGGACGATGgagtggaggagggagTTCAAGCCAGAGCTGATACATCCTGATGACGTTGGTATTGAGGCTGAGACTGGTAAGAT TATTCTTACAGGCTTCGATATGGATGCTCGACCAATCCTCTACATGCGACCTGGTAGGGAAAACACCGAGACTAGCCCTAGGCAAATCAGGCATCTTATCTACCACCT TGAACGAGCAATCGACTTGATGCCTCCTGGGCAAGAACAAGTTGCCATTATCGTCGAC TACAAATCCGCTACATCCCAATCCAACCCTTCCATCAGTACAGCCCGTAAAGTGCTCCACATTCTTCAGAACCACTATGTCGAACGACTTGGGAGGGGTTTAGTCGTTAATATGCC ATGGTGGATTAacgccttcttctctggTATTTCCCCCTTCATGGACCCCATCACCCGCGACAAGATCCGATTCAACCCCCGTCTACTCGACCTCGTCCCCGCCGCGCACCTCGATTCGGAGTTTGGTGGGGACTATAATTTCGAGTATGATTACTCCGTTTACTGGAAGACGATTACCGAGTTTTGTCATATTGCTCCGGACGGGAAGCGAGTGCCTCCTCCGGGcaaggaggaggagagtAAAGGAAAACATGGGTGGATCCCGCCCGCGGGGAATGGGATAAAGGCTGCGGTGGAGGGATATGTGCCAAAAGAGGGGGCCGTAAAGAGCGGAGAAATTGTCAAGCCTGCCGAGGAGGGTAAGGAGACAGAGAACGGCTCTGCCGCCGGTGCCGCTCCTACCACTACCACCCTTTCTACCACCACCTCCCTTGCCCCaccagaagaagaaatggaagCCCTAGCCATCCAAACAGCCCCCGGC
- a CDS encoding gal4 DNA-binding enhancer protein 2, putative (Similar to TIGR gene model, XP_568154.1) — translation MSIENLHISDETEIPAGATVELHSRPERKARKALEGLGLKRVQGIQRVTLRRARNVLLVVANPEVYKSPGSDCYIVFGEAKVEDPNSAAQLQAQAQLAASSQAAQQAHAHGGFKEGVPKSLEELMQDEPSADSSAPAPSGEATDAAASGDVKVSDEEIQLIVAQTGVDEAKAREAYISEKGDLINAIMKLQ, via the exons ATGTCCATCGAGAACCTCCACATCTCTGACGAGACCGAAATCCCCGCCGGCGCCACCGTCGAGCTCCACTCCCGCCCCGAGCGAAAGGCCAGGAAGGCTCTCGAGGGTCTCGGCCTCAAGCGCGTCCAGGGCATCCAGCGGGTCACCCTTCGACGAGCCCGCAACGTCCTCCTCGTCGTCGCCAACCCCGAAGTCTACAAGTCCCCCGGAAGCGACTGCTACATCGTCTTTGGAGAGGCCAAGGTGGAAGACCCCAACAGCGCGGCTCAGTTGCAGGCGCAGGCTCAGTTGGCTGCCAGCAGCCAGGCCGCTCAGCAGGCTCATGCCCACGGGGGGTTCAAGGAGGGTGTGCCCAAGTCTTTGGAGGAGTTGATGCAGGATGA ACCCTCCGCCGACTCTTCCGCCCCTGCCCCCTCTGGCGAGGCTACCGACGCTGCTGCTTCCGGCGACGTTAAGGTTTCTGACGAGGAGATTCAACTCATTGTCGCCCAAACTGGTGTGGACGAAGCCAAGGCTCGAGAGGCGTACATCTCTGAGAAGGGTGACTTGATCAATGCTA TCATGAAGCTCCAATAA
- a CDS encoding riken protein, putative (Similar to TIGR gene model, INSD accession AAW46636.1): MLRYRLFAAIALSTTVYASPAPHRSALTNSEEVLDGNRDFYPYLSEGQKKVEVITVSDWAGYVQEYSIELPRAAILTEQGWLSRWLALGGEGEVVIHLNSPEGAENITLPHRPAAFPSHPSISLPLSGRLLPFSSFLTSSAPHSSSELLACIPPSTLPRPPTRPGKSEDVKIALIERGACDFATKVMAAQDRGAHAVVVGDMKARAGETDAEGRKREGLITMFSPEDTDSLHIPAVFVSRASYLGLRDMLANQTDSKNPGQGLYIDITEGSDEGNALSGLLSFALLMPTLFLLAMISIHRFRVARQREAERAPAMVVLSLPERVWTPDIVWEKDDDSSEAPGSPSPEGGERSLLTDEHEVHDSQRHSVNDPTDADPSQTHPPPPIHPSFVSPPPLLPSLTENNASFSPTLLAHPPLPSSTNSAGPSRDSKKHKRPTRRYFSKDECAICMDAFEKGDIVRILPCGHVFHKEECDEWLMKWRKLCPTCRADVTLPQAKVKGSTLTPVIGLPMATDADRTEQTPSSFNPLTALPNPDLNTDLVRETIGPGLGSTSSPSRPSRLPRIWSDMKERLSGWFGPGLGTGIRLVEEEEEGEEEEEGEERERLNVGEEAV, translated from the exons ATGCTCCGATACCGCCTATTTGCGGCCATCGCTCTCAGCACGACCGTCTACGCTTCTCCCGCCCCGCATCGTTCAGCTCTTACTAATTCTGAAGAGGTTCTCGATGGCAATCGCGATTTTTATCCTTACCTTTCGGAGGGACAGAAAAAGGTTGAGGTGATAACTGTATCAGATTGGGCGGGCTATGTCCAAGAGTATTCCATCGAGTTGCCTCGTGCCGCTATTTTGACGGAACAGGGGTGGTTGAGTCGGTGGTTGGCTTTGGgtggagagggagaggtCGTTATCCAT CTGAATAGCCCCGAGGGAGCAGAAAATATCACCTTGCCCCACCGTCCTGCCGCTTTCCCATCCCACCCATCCATCTCGCTTCCACTTTCCGGCCGTCTCCTCCCATTCTCCTCATTCCTCACTTCTTCCGCCCCCCACTCCTCATCTGAACTTCTCGCGTGTATCCCACCAAGTACCCTTCCTCGGCCACCTACGCGTCCTGGGAAATCAGAAGATGTGAAGATTGCACTGATCGAAAGAGGCGCATGTGACTTTGCGACGAAAGTAATGGCAGCACAAGATAGGGGTGCGCATGCGGTTGTTGTGGGCGATATGAAGGCGAGGGCGGGTGAGACGGACGCAGAGGGTaggaagagagaaggatTGATCACGATGTTTTCGCCTG AGGATACGGATAGTCTCCACATTCCGGCAGTATTTGTTTCTCGCGCGTCGTATCTTGGGCTAAGAGACATGCTTGCCAATCAGACAGACTCAAAAAACCCTGGTCAGGGGCTATACATTGACATTACTGAAGGTTCCGATGAAGGAAA CGCCCTCTCAGGTCTACTTTCATTTGCATTGCTTATGCCAACCTTGTTCTTATTGGCTATGATTAGTATCCACCGTTTCCGTGTCGCTCG CCAACGTGAAGCGGAGCGCGCCCCAGCAATGGTCGTACTAAGTCTCCCGGAACGAGTCTGGACACCAGATATTGTCTGGGAAAAGGACGATGATTCGTCCGAAGCACCTGGGAGTCCCAGTCCGGAAGGAGGGGAGAGGAGTCTGCTAACAGATGAGCACGAGGTACATGATTCTCAAAGACACTCTGTAAACGATCCCACAGACGCCGATCCATCACAAACTCACCCTCCACCGCCCATCCACCCTTCATTCGTctcccctcctccacttctCCCATCTTTAACCGAGAACAACGCATCCTTCTCCCCTACACTCCTTGCCCATCCCCCACTACCATCTTCCACTAATAGTGCCGGCCCAAGTCGGGATAGCAAAAAACACAAACGCCCAACAAGACGGTATTTTTCCAAAGATGAGTGTGCTATCTGTATGGACGCGTTCGAAAAGGGTGATATTGTCCGAATCTTGCCATGTGGACATGTCTTTCATAAGGAAGAATGTGACGAGTGGTTGATGAAATGGCGGAAGCTG TGTCCGACATGCCGAGCTGACGTGACACTCCCTCAAGCCAAGGTTAAAGGTTCCACCTTGACGCCTGTCATCGGTCTACCCATGGCCACCGATGCTGATCGTACCGAGCAAactccatcttctttcaaCCCTCTAACCGCTCTCCCGAATCCAGACCTGAACACAGATTTGGTGCGAGAAACCATCGGCCCAGGTCTGGGCTCAACGTCATCCCCATCCAGGCCATCGAGATTGCCGCGGATTTGGAGCGATATGAAGGAAAGGCTAAGTGGGTGGTTCGGTCCTGGGCTGGGAACAGGGATAAGGCTCgtcgaggaggaggaggaaggggaagaggaagaggaaggagaagagagagaaaggtTGAACGTGGGAGAAGAGGCCGTTTGA
- a CDS encoding Hypothetical Protein (Similar to TIGR gene model, INSD accession AAW46633.1) — MSAPGIVSKKLKFKGEKPKKKKRSHHHSSGGGGDDGDDLEALAAADPRGWMFPSNPLEINGPTYILLPTEPLTCLAWDATRQKVYAAPVDIPQAPEGANDLSESEILLTIEPTDVNHVWVMSRLSGSEDVVSLRTSTGTFLTASPSGSLTATTPSRGPLEAFIPITSSSFTSSSFPSFALQIQHNSKYFSATTIAGKAELRADADGIGESEGLRIKCQREFVYKARQGEDVKGKKRMADSGPTAASIEDDELRRNREAQTWGAGRVKLSDKDRRDVKKAKKEGRYAEAMLDRRAALKRSV; from the exons ATGTCGGCTCCAGGCATCGTTTCGAAGAAGCTCAAGTTCAAGGGTGAAAagccaaagaagaagaagaggtcTCATCACCACTCGTCAGGCGGAGGCGGGGACGATGGAGATGATCTTGAAGCCTTGGCCGCTGCAGACCCAAGAG GATGGATGTTTCCATCGAATCCTTTGGAGATCAACGGCCCAACGTATATCTTACTCCCAACCGAACCTCTCACCTGCCTTGCT TGGGATGCAACGAGACAGAAAGTATACGCTGCGCCCGTCGACATTCCTCAAGCCCCCGAAGGTGCCAATGACCTGAGTGAATCTGAGATCCTTTTAACAATTGAGCCGACGGATGTGAACCATGTTTGGGTGATGTCAAGGTTATCAGGAAGTGAGGATGTGGTAAGCTTGCGGACGAGCAC AGGGACATTCCTCACCGCAAGTCCATCAGGGTCTCTGACTGCTACCACCCCTTCTCGAGGACCTCTTGAAGCTTTCATCCCGAtcacttcctcttcctttaCTTCCTCCAGCTTTCCCTCTTTCGCTCTCCAAATACAGCACAACTCCAAATATTTTTCCGCAACCACCATCGCTGGTAAAGCCGAGTTGCGAGCTGATGCTGACGGCATTGGCGAGTCTGAAGGTTTGAGAATTAAGTGCCAAAGAGAATTTGTGTACAAGGCAAGACAAGGAGAGGATgtgaaagggaaaaagaggaTGGCGGATAGTGGACCTACTGCGGCATCAATTGAAGACGATGAGTTGAGAAGAAA CCGGGAAGCCCAGACATGGGGGGCGGGAAGGGTCAAGCTTTCTGACAAAGATAGGCGAGACGTAAAAAAGGCGAAAAAGGAAGGGCGTTATGCTGAGGCAATGCTAGACCGCAGAGCCGCTCTGAAGAGGTCAGTCTGA